A DNA window from Paramormyrops kingsleyae isolate MSU_618 chromosome 10, PKINGS_0.4, whole genome shotgun sequence contains the following coding sequences:
- the fgf1a gene encoding putative fibroblast growth factor 1: MTEGEITVFPLGPENFGIDMQDYKKLTRLYCLNGGYHLRILPDGTVEGSRDEGDAYNVMRLKAVSIGVVVIEGREAALYLAMNEQGQLYGTSNLNDDCYFLEKLEENHYNTYMCQKYQDQGWYVGIKKNGRPKAGPRTHMGQKAIYFLPRIIDNTSK, translated from the exons ATGACGGAAGGGGAGATAACGGTGTTTCCGCTGGGCCCGGAGAATTTCGGGATCGACATGCAAGATTACAAGAAGCTGACGCGCCTGTACTGCCTGAACGGCGGATATCATCTGCGGATCCTGCCTGATGGCACGGTGGAGGGCAGCAGAGACGAGGGCGACGCTTACA ATGTGATGCGGCTGAAAGCCGTCAGCATCGGTGTGGTGGTGATCGAGGGCCGGGAGGCGGCGCTATACCTGGCCATGAACGAGCAGGGCCAGCTTTACGGCACA TCCAACCTGAATGACGACTGTTACTTTCTGGAGAAGCTGGAGGAGAATCACTACAACACCTACATGTGTCAGAAGTACCAGGACCAAGGCTGGTATGTTGGCATCAAGAAGAACGGACGGCCCAAGGCTGGACCGAGGACCCACATGGGACAGAAGGCTATCTACTTTTTACCTCGCATAATAGACAACACAAGCAAATGA